One Triticum dicoccoides isolate Atlit2015 ecotype Zavitan chromosome 4B, WEW_v2.0, whole genome shotgun sequence genomic window carries:
- the LOC119293805 gene encoding peptidyl-prolyl cis-trans isomerase CYP59-like — translation MSVLVVTSVGDLVVDLHTDQCPRATYNFLKLCKMKYYNGCLFHKVAKGFVAQTGDPTGTGNGGDSVYKFLHGDQARFFDDEIHPELRHSKIGTVAMASAGQNRNASQFYITLRDDVEYLDDKHTVFGIVAEGEGLDTLTKINESYVDGDGRPFKDIRIKHTYVLYDPDDDPAELAELIPPNSPIGKPIDEIAEERLEDTWVPLDETVDPVQLQEMIRSKEAHTNAVILASIGDIPDAEVKPPDNVLFVCQLNPVTQDEDLYTIFSRFGTVTSAKTIRDYKTGDSLCYAFVEFEAKEACERAHRDMNNCLIDDRRIQVDFSQSVSKLWRQFRQGTRNASKDGCFKRHAPDYRARDLDKGAEKKNKDRDYVLRDENTQRGGSNHRSYDLVFDEHGASAGNKQDHRNGDRRKAQKLGDCRSEVPHKRDRDRNNRDKLHTSEGGGRRHDDHISYDRSSDRSYSRRNNRDYGKQQSKSRRRDD, via the coding sequence ATGTCGGTCTTAGTCGTCACCAGCGTGGGCGATCTTGTGGTGGATCTCCACACCGATCAGTGCCCCCGCGCCACCTACAACTTCCTCAAGCTCTGCAAGATGAAGTACTACAACGGGTGCCTGTTCCACAAGGTGGCCAAGGGTTTCGTGGCGCAGACCGGGGACCCGACCGGGACCGGCAATGGCGGTGATTCCGTGTACAAGTTCCTCCATGGTGATCAGGCTCGGTTTTTCGACGACGAGATCCATCCCGAACTGAGGCACTCAAAGATTGGCACGGTCGCCATGGCAAGCGCCGGGCAAAACCGCAACGCCTCGCAGTTCTACATCACGCTGCGGGACGACGTGGAATACCTCGATGATAAGCACACCGTGTTTGGGATAGTTGCTGAAGGTGAAGGTCTTGACACACTGACGAAGATAAACGAATCATATGTTGATGGTGATGGGAGGCCATTCAAGGACATAAGGATTAAACATACTTATGTGTTGTATGACCCTGACGATGATCCTGCTGAGCTTGCTGAACTTATTCCTCCAAATTCTCCAATTGGAAAGCCGATCGACGAGATTGCAGAGGAGCGCTTAGAGGATACCTGGGTCCCTCTCGATGAAACAGTGGATCCTGTGCAGCTTCAGGAGATGATCCGCTCTAAAGAAGCGCATACGAATGCCGTGATCCTTGCGAGTATTGGAGACATTCCAGATGCCGAGGTCAAGCCACCAGACAATGTCTTGTTTGTTTGTCAACTCAACCCAGTGACACAGGATGAGGACCTGTATACAATCTTTTCTCGCTTCGGAACCGTGACATCGGCTAAAACAATCCGTGACTACAAGACTGGTGACAGCTTGTGCTATGCTTTTGTTGAGTTTGAGGCAAAGGAAGCCTGCGAGCGTGCACACAGGGATATGAACAATTGTCTGATTGATGACCGGAGGATTCAAGTTGATTTTAGTCAAAGCGTTTCAAAGTTGTGGCGTCAGTTCAGACAGGGCACACGGAATGCAAGTAAAGATGGGTGCTTCAAGCGTCATGCCCCTGATTACCGAGCCCGGGATCTGGATAAGGGTGCTGAGAAGAAAAACAAGGATCGAGATTATGTTCTGAGAGATGAAAACACTCAGCGAGGTGGCAGTAACCATCGAAGTTATGATTTAGTCTTTGATGAGCACGGTGCTAGTGCTGGTAATAAGCAAGATCATCGAAATGGTGATCGAAGAAAGGCCCAGAAATTGGGGGATTGCCGATCAGAGGTACCACACAAGCGTGATCGTGATAGGAACAACAGGGACAAACTCCATACTAGCGAGGGAGGGGGTCGGAGGCATGATGACCACATCAGTTACGATAGATCTAGTGATCGAAGCTATAGTAGACGCAACAATCGTGACTATGGCAAGCAGCAGAGCAAGAGCAGGCGCAGGGATGATTAA